The proteins below are encoded in one region of Shewanella putrefaciens:
- the rnc gene encoding ribonuclease III — MEPIKNLPRLCRTLGYEFKNIELLTQALTHRSAANKHNERLEFLGDSILSIVISDALYHQFPKATEGDLSRMRATLVRGDTLTLIAQAFKLGDYLYLGPGELKSGGFRRESILADAVEAIIGAIYLDSDLEVCRNLLLTWYAERLAEIQPGVSQKDAKTLLQEYLQGLKKPLPDYQVINIEGDAHDQTFTVECRIEDLSQSVIGVASSRRKAEQIAAAQVLELLKK; from the coding sequence ATGGAACCGATTAAAAATTTGCCTCGTTTGTGTCGTACCTTAGGTTATGAATTCAAGAATATTGAGTTATTAACCCAGGCCTTGACCCATAGAAGTGCGGCAAATAAACACAACGAACGTCTAGAGTTTTTAGGTGATTCGATTTTATCTATCGTGATATCCGATGCACTTTATCACCAGTTTCCGAAGGCGACCGAAGGCGATTTAAGCCGGATGCGTGCCACCTTAGTGCGTGGCGACACCCTAACGCTTATCGCCCAAGCGTTTAAGCTCGGCGATTATTTATATCTCGGTCCAGGTGAATTAAAAAGTGGTGGATTTCGCCGTGAGTCCATTCTGGCCGATGCGGTAGAAGCCATTATAGGTGCGATTTATCTCGATTCAGATCTAGAGGTCTGCCGCAATTTGCTGCTGACCTGGTATGCCGAGCGTTTAGCAGAAATTCAACCCGGCGTAAGCCAGAAAGATGCTAAAACCTTGCTGCAAGAATATTTACAAGGGTTAAAAAAGCCACTACCGGATTACCAAGTAATCAATATAGAAGGCGATGCCCACGACCAGACATTCACCGTTGAATGCCGTATTGAAGACTTGAGCCAAAGCGTAATCGGGGTGGCGAGTTCACGCCGCAAAGCCGAACAGATCGCCGCGGCCCAAGTATTGGAGTTACTGAAGAAATGA
- the era gene encoding GTPase Era — protein MTKKTDLPAVDAANVSNEPSLDELLARMNAAAPTPSAHYDVTYCGMVAIIGRPNVGKSTLLNRLLGQKVSITSKKPQTTRHRIMGIHTDGPKQIVFIDTPGLHIEEQRAINRLMNRAAASSLADVAMVIFVVDGMTWTADDEMVLSKLRRGGEERKTILAINKVDNIKDKEALFPYLEEVAKKYPFDEILPISASKGTNVKRILELAADSLPENPFFFPEDYVTDRSQRFMASEIVREKLMRFLGDELPYDATVEIEQFKMMENGVYQINALILVEREGQKRMVIGSKGERIRTIATQARLDMETLFDNKVFLEVWVKVKSGWADDERALRSLGYGDD, from the coding sequence ATGACCAAAAAAACAGACTTGCCAGCTGTCGATGCCGCTAATGTGAGCAATGAACCTAGCTTAGACGAATTACTGGCAAGGATGAATGCGGCCGCGCCAACGCCGTCGGCCCACTATGATGTGACCTACTGCGGTATGGTGGCCATTATCGGCCGTCCGAATGTGGGTAAATCGACCCTATTAAATCGTTTGCTCGGGCAAAAGGTGAGTATCACCTCTAAAAAACCACAAACGACCCGTCACCGTATTATGGGTATTCATACCGATGGCCCTAAGCAAATCGTGTTTATCGATACGCCGGGGCTGCATATTGAAGAACAACGTGCCATCAACCGTTTGATGAACCGTGCTGCGGCCAGTTCACTCGCCGATGTGGCTATGGTGATTTTTGTTGTCGATGGTATGACTTGGACCGCCGATGATGAAATGGTATTAAGTAAATTACGCCGCGGCGGTGAAGAGCGTAAAACCATTTTAGCTATCAATAAAGTCGACAATATCAAAGATAAAGAAGCCCTTTTTCCCTATTTGGAAGAAGTGGCGAAGAAGTATCCTTTCGATGAAATTCTGCCGATTTCAGCCAGTAAAGGCACTAACGTGAAGCGGATTTTGGAATTAGCGGCTGACTCCCTGCCGGAGAACCCGTTCTTCTTCCCCGAAGATTATGTGACCGACCGTTCACAGCGGTTTATGGCCTCGGAAATTGTCCGTGAAAAACTGATGCGTTTTCTTGGGGACGAGCTGCCCTACGATGCCACGGTTGAAATCGAGCAGTTTAAGATGATGGAAAACGGCGTTTACCAAATTAACGCCCTGATCCTCGTCGAGCGCGAAGGTCAAAAACGTATGGTGATCGGCAGCAAGGGCGAGCGTATTCGTACCATCGCGACCCAAGCCCGTTTAGACATGGAAACCTTGTTTGATAACAAAGTGTTCCTCGAAGTGTGGGTGAAAGTGAAATCTGGCTGGGCCGATGATGAACGCGCCCTACGTAGCTTAGGTTACGGTGACGATTAA
- the recO gene encoding DNA repair protein RecO, with protein sequence MKRGYVLHHRPYRESSALVNLLVDGIGRVDAVARIGSGKRSIKSILQPFQPLIFEFSGKSELKTLTQIEAAAPAVPLSGHSLYAGMYINELLMRTLSVQHNAEALFLIYHRALVGLAADFCQSQLRYVELALLRELGAMPSLSRDTQGEALVPEDYYQLIPELGFQFVLNSRARNAYQGAMLTALNDNQLVEEHFLSAKRLMRSMLQPLLGTKPLLSRQLFQSALMSKYVGNNSLE encoded by the coding sequence ATGAAACGGGGTTATGTTCTACATCATCGTCCATACCGAGAGTCCAGTGCCTTAGTTAACCTGTTGGTTGACGGCATTGGACGCGTCGATGCGGTTGCCAGAATAGGCAGCGGTAAGCGCTCTATCAAGAGTATTCTCCAGCCCTTTCAACCGCTGATCTTCGAATTTAGCGGCAAGTCTGAATTAAAAACCTTAACACAAATTGAAGCGGCGGCCCCAGCTGTTCCACTTAGTGGCCACAGTCTATATGCAGGGATGTATATCAATGAGTTGCTGATGCGAACCTTGTCTGTGCAGCACAATGCCGAAGCGTTATTCCTGATTTATCACCGCGCCTTAGTCGGTCTCGCCGCAGATTTTTGTCAATCCCAGCTGCGTTATGTTGAACTCGCATTGCTGCGGGAGTTAGGGGCTATGCCTTCTCTGAGTCGCGACACCCAAGGTGAGGCGCTTGTCCCCGAAGATTACTACCAACTCATTCCCGAGTTAGGCTTTCAATTTGTGCTGAATTCCCGTGCTCGCAATGCCTATCAAGGGGCCATGCTAACGGCACTTAATGATAATCAATTGGTGGAGGAGCATTTTTTAAGTGCAAAGCGGTTGATGCGTTCTATGCTACAACCTCTGCTTGGCACTAAACCTTTGCTCAGTCGGCAATTGTTTCAGAGTGCCTTAATGTCAAAGTACGTTGGGAATAATTCCCTCGAATAG